In the genome of Parasteatoda tepidariorum isolate YZ-2023 chromosome 10, CAS_Ptep_4.0, whole genome shotgun sequence, the window TCTAGCTGCCATTTCTGCCCTGGCGCATTTTAAGCGACCTGACGTCACCGTCATCGGCACTGAAGTGTCTATTTATTCTTTAGAGGAGCGGGAACCGGTTGCCCTCAATCTACATCACATGCCGATCTGCATCAATCTCGCATTGTTTGCCGATCGCATCGTCACGGATCCCTCGAACGTCGAAGAAAGAATTGCGGATGGATGTTACGTCGTGTGTGTGAATGCCCATCAAGAAATCTGCCTGATTCATAGAATCGGGGCCCTGCTTCTTTCGTCCGACACAATTCAGAAGTGCGAGGATGTAGGGCTGAAGCGATCGCAGGCTTTGACCCAGGAAATACGTAAAGCCCTAGACGACGATGCGTACAAGAGGGCGACGAAAGCCGCCATCGGTTTTCTGAACAGGATCCAGTCGTCCACCATTCTGGGTACGAGGTTACCCGTCATGAAAACAAATCTTAGCGACATTATCAAAGAAACTGAAAAGGATGTCACTGTGACTGCGACACTGTCATCTGCCATTCCACCTAAAACGTACCCGCCAGCCGTGTCAAAGGCTGGTCTGAAAgccaaaaaaattctgcaagaAACAGAATTATCTGTTTTTGAGGGTGGAGCGAGCAAGTGGACAaacattgatgatgatgatgatagcACTGACGACGAGATATTCCTCGCTGATAATGCAGCGACTCCCCTGGTGAAGGAGAGGGAACTGTCGAGTGAAGACGAAGCAGTCAGTGTTTCTGTCGATCATCTCGACATTAAACCTACGGCCACTAATACCCGTACTTGGTATTCTAAAGATCCTTTTCGTTAGACTAATTAAttctgtttcaaataaaaaattctattgcaATATACATACTGtcattaccattttttttctttataaagatcaaaattatatcgggggtttccaactggcggcccggggcCCGCCAGTTTTAAGTTTTGCactcaagaaaatatttattcaaatacaaaaataatcgtgtatgttgctcatttttttgtattttgtgaatataacttagcatgtgcgtatcagaaattttctcgaagaaattctccgatttaactttttgaaaccactcattttggacgaaaatatattcaaattttaaatgtaaatatctattctctggtggttgcagcagacaaacctcaattttctcattgaatgtaattgtaaaaattttgaaNAAACTctgacaataatatttaatgttccttcaaacataaaagtgccctacaaaaaaattttgataaagttgcggcccaccatttgatttgtgt includes:
- the LOC107448412 gene encoding exosome complex component RRP45; translation: MKVISTCEREFVIKCIATNSRLDGRSLSEGRSMEIIFGEEWGCCLVALGSTQILAQVSAEVVEPKSGSPTEGALYINVEISAMSSPDIQYQSRMSDENVKLQRILERCIRDSKCIDLESLCIVAGSKVWTIRVDIHALNNDGNLVECASLAAISALAHFKRPDVTVIGTEVSIYSLEEREPVALNLHHMPICINLALFADRIVTDPSNVEERIADGCYVVCVNAHQEICLIHRIGALLLSSDTIQKCEDVGLKRSQALTQEIRKALDDDAYKRATKAAIGFLNRIQSSTILGTRLPVMKTNLSDIIKETEKDVTVTATLSSAIPPKTYPPAVSKAGLKAKKILQETELSVFEGGASKWTNIDDDDDSTDDEIFLADNAATPLVKERELSSEDEAVSVSVDHLDIKPTATNTRTWYSKDPFR